In Terriglobus sp. TAA 43, a single window of DNA contains:
- a CDS encoding DUF4157 domain-containing protein gives MPLDPVSRSFFERRLGLDLGHVRIHVDDVASDSAHAVSALAYTVDRHIVFARGQYDPRSEAGRKLLAHELIHVVQQTGGSMFSGAGRGHELMLEQEADRAGDQISAGGWVHSLSSYGVLAPQRKENDDEPPDATISANLYNFNFVPKSGSTFHAGPKYPQILGMVLKALVDKNYTAEFRDKVSAEITSKISRPVFNAPAGGSYTAEDYSGPTMKEGEPFQRATARPGPMRQLMAACEKAGVTVKLPPELEELLLMAETAEFAYNSLPLGQYRWFSEPLFDAVMASRAKALKDLAAARRIPGEAGKDATELAVDNILASIALALDTIEEIRTDTSLVKHDVYQSMWPTARTKGANPDNPPVAAEDRKPDVRVAAGLIAYSDARPQLTEEAQLSSVGRKKLLDSYAVAQAYRTGGDGLHGNQKLTDYPTQYTADPYPATLAIYPQLDGNLYGSTRAEYGFEMSVKFPDLFAAFQSHHYEFKKFRVPDDKLSSANKALKGSGTRSSHYAMFKKRIAQDERYHEADVRAYANSLWEQMGAPSVSMTAVNLNSAAREFGDAVGTIVETLMDPQYTARFSFDDEGLYIVQAVAEHIPDGEVIMRRPPSAAYMPLFARDPGILAESHLEGAIDEMNQAADRIKEIDKELAATKDSKKKEELEEDRKKAVAIAGGVEGMLSYQRDKFSGGSSEDQKRADHLQDILNNRKTRGFGPNSERLPTVYVSDAGQILDLLIEVRVVSQHDDGTAEYEVNDATTPSSTHATASGKRPEAIVAALEDLFKHSDYGRGKASVRLDGALKSIDVPTLSEGKLFMEAAAHTATLLTVIAIALAPFTAGASMALMVPAMVIGAVPSAYNIIHRAIDHTLHFDMALAMDVVNVVGAAVGVGAETRAGMEAIRLGTAAGKVLIVTGLGVMGTSVLMMSEGALEQMDAIRDMPEGLQKAELAKILGGLMFNAGIMVGQFLGAKFRAEAEAPRTFDEWFKALEEPTREKLENTREEATPGKNLWKRYSEMDPAVRDLLTQCGSDCIPTDPPPTAEQEARIKKLLSRLSPRAKRTLKGLLHDNRAPAAMDAVLDGLEASAAKLKGKTTKGKGRQAARNEAAILERGTGADYILANFSDEAVDALDPANPGKWKRARALADEIAEAGTLDMEAVGAALDQVRQTKRADPEEILDHLKRLSDVAGKIQGVDRLLGPEGLTGPFKKVKGARWTLRFLTEGNLWEKVASFEESAPDSVLERVIDVRLTDGTRIELKSWEEWVNVAEQKTTRQLMADWIPTNGYRDPIVWAFEPGPRIGTAADIIAKMSEALDKALAEKWRGYEDDFAARRVQAIKDKLPSIVRVGTK, from the coding sequence ATGCCTCTTGATCCCGTGTCGCGATCATTCTTCGAGAGGCGTCTGGGCCTTGATCTTGGTCATGTCCGCATCCACGTTGATGATGTGGCCTCAGACTCTGCGCATGCAGTGTCTGCGCTCGCTTACACGGTGGATCGTCACATTGTGTTTGCCCGCGGACAATATGATCCCCGCAGTGAAGCGGGCCGGAAATTGCTCGCACATGAACTGATACACGTAGTGCAGCAAACGGGCGGATCCATGTTTTCGGGCGCAGGACGTGGGCACGAATTGATGCTCGAACAGGAAGCTGATCGAGCAGGTGATCAGATAAGTGCAGGTGGTTGGGTGCACTCGCTGTCCAGCTACGGTGTCCTCGCACCGCAACGAAAAGAAAATGATGATGAGCCACCGGACGCCACCATCAGCGCCAACCTGTACAACTTTAATTTCGTCCCCAAATCCGGATCTACATTCCATGCGGGGCCGAAGTATCCGCAAATACTTGGGATGGTTCTTAAAGCCTTAGTCGACAAGAACTACACCGCTGAATTCCGCGACAAGGTGAGTGCGGAGATCACCAGCAAGATAAGTCGGCCAGTCTTTAATGCACCCGCGGGTGGAAGCTATACCGCGGAAGATTATTCAGGGCCAACGATGAAGGAGGGCGAGCCTTTCCAGCGAGCAACCGCAAGACCCGGTCCCATGCGACAACTGATGGCGGCATGCGAGAAAGCTGGGGTCACGGTCAAACTTCCACCTGAGCTGGAAGAACTGCTGTTGATGGCGGAGACAGCGGAGTTTGCTTATAACTCACTTCCGTTAGGTCAATATCGATGGTTTTCAGAACCGCTGTTCGATGCCGTAATGGCATCACGCGCCAAGGCGCTGAAAGATCTGGCTGCTGCACGAAGGATTCCGGGCGAAGCGGGGAAGGACGCTACTGAACTGGCAGTGGACAACATTCTGGCGAGTATCGCGCTTGCACTGGACACGATTGAAGAGATTCGTACGGATACATCGCTGGTGAAGCATGACGTCTATCAGAGCATGTGGCCCACGGCGCGAACCAAAGGTGCCAACCCAGACAACCCGCCGGTCGCCGCTGAAGATCGCAAACCTGATGTGCGAGTTGCCGCGGGGTTGATTGCCTACTCCGATGCGCGTCCGCAACTGACAGAGGAAGCGCAACTCAGCAGCGTCGGCCGAAAGAAGCTGTTGGATAGCTACGCGGTTGCGCAGGCATATCGGACGGGAGGCGACGGACTTCATGGAAATCAAAAGCTGACTGACTATCCTACGCAGTACACTGCCGATCCCTATCCGGCAACGCTTGCTATTTATCCGCAATTGGATGGCAATCTATACGGTTCCACACGCGCCGAGTATGGATTCGAAATGAGTGTGAAGTTCCCCGATCTCTTTGCAGCATTTCAATCACACCACTACGAGTTCAAGAAGTTTCGTGTTCCCGACGACAAGCTGAGCAGTGCAAATAAGGCCTTGAAGGGAAGTGGCACTCGCTCCAGCCACTATGCCATGTTCAAGAAGCGTATCGCGCAGGACGAGCGATATCACGAAGCGGATGTCCGAGCTTACGCAAACTCTCTGTGGGAGCAAATGGGAGCGCCGAGCGTCAGTATGACGGCGGTCAATCTAAATTCAGCGGCCAGAGAATTCGGAGACGCCGTTGGCACCATTGTGGAGACTTTGATGGATCCACAATATACGGCACGGTTCTCCTTTGATGACGAAGGGCTATACATCGTCCAGGCCGTCGCAGAACATATCCCGGATGGAGAAGTCATCATGCGACGGCCGCCCAGCGCCGCATATATGCCACTGTTTGCGCGTGATCCCGGGATATTGGCGGAGTCACACCTGGAGGGTGCCATCGATGAGATGAACCAGGCGGCTGACCGCATCAAGGAGATCGACAAGGAACTCGCGGCGACAAAGGATAGCAAGAAGAAGGAGGAACTGGAGGAGGATCGCAAGAAGGCGGTCGCCATTGCTGGGGGTGTAGAGGGCATGTTGTCCTATCAGCGCGACAAGTTTTCTGGCGGGTCTTCAGAGGATCAGAAACGTGCAGACCATCTTCAGGACATTCTGAATAATCGCAAGACGCGCGGGTTTGGTCCGAACAGTGAGCGGCTGCCGACGGTGTATGTGAGCGACGCGGGGCAGATACTCGATCTCTTGATCGAGGTCCGCGTGGTTTCGCAACACGATGACGGCACTGCCGAATACGAAGTCAACGATGCAACAACTCCTTCCAGCACGCATGCGACAGCGTCCGGAAAGCGGCCCGAAGCCATCGTTGCTGCACTAGAAGATCTGTTCAAACATTCTGACTATGGTCGTGGCAAGGCATCGGTCCGGCTTGATGGAGCGTTGAAGTCAATCGATGTTCCCACCCTGTCGGAAGGGAAGCTTTTCATGGAGGCGGCAGCTCATACTGCCACTCTATTAACCGTCATCGCGATTGCATTGGCGCCATTCACCGCCGGTGCAAGCATGGCGCTTATGGTTCCGGCCATGGTGATTGGGGCAGTTCCTTCTGCTTACAACATCATTCATCGCGCTATCGATCACACATTGCACTTCGATATGGCTTTGGCAATGGATGTGGTCAACGTTGTTGGTGCGGCGGTAGGGGTTGGGGCAGAAACGCGCGCCGGAATGGAAGCCATTCGGCTTGGCACGGCAGCCGGCAAAGTTCTGATTGTTACTGGTCTCGGGGTAATGGGTACGAGCGTGCTGATGATGTCTGAAGGCGCGTTGGAGCAGATGGATGCGATTCGTGACATGCCGGAAGGATTGCAGAAAGCGGAACTGGCAAAAATTCTTGGTGGCCTGATGTTTAACGCTGGCATCATGGTTGGCCAATTCCTTGGGGCAAAGTTCCGGGCGGAAGCGGAAGCACCGCGAACGTTTGACGAGTGGTTTAAAGCTCTCGAAGAACCGACACGAGAGAAGCTGGAAAATACCCGTGAGGAAGCAACTCCCGGAAAGAATCTCTGGAAAAGATATTCAGAGATGGATCCTGCGGTTAGAGATCTATTGACGCAGTGCGGGAGTGATTGCATCCCGACGGATCCTCCGCCTACTGCGGAGCAAGAGGCTCGCATCAAGAAACTGCTTTCCAGGCTGAGCCCACGTGCCAAGCGAACCCTTAAAGGGTTACTGCACGATAATCGTGCTCCCGCAGCGATGGACGCAGTGCTGGATGGGTTGGAAGCGTCAGCAGCAAAGCTCAAAGGCAAGACCACCAAGGGGAAAGGCCGACAGGCAGCGCGTAATGAAGCTGCCATCCTGGAACGCGGAACTGGAGCCGACTATATTCTGGCGAACTTCAGCGACGAGGCAGTAGATGCGTTAGACCCTGCCAACCCTGGTAAGTGGAAACGCGCACGTGCTCTCGCTGATGAAATCGCCGAGGCGGGAACGCTTGATATGGAAGCGGTAGGTGCAGCATTAGATCAAGTCCGCCAAACAAAGCGCGCTGATCCCGAAGAGATTTTGGATCACTTGAAACGCTTGAGCGATGTTGCGGGGAAAATCCAGGGAGTGGATAGGTTACTGGGGCCTGAAGGTTTGACGGGTCCGTTCAAAAAAGTCAAGGGTGCACGTTGGACGTTACGCTTTTTGACCGAAGGTAATTTGTGGGAGAAGGTCGCCAGTTTTGAAGAGTCCGCCCCAGACTCGGTGCTTGAGCGGGTGATAGATGTTCGTCTTACAGATGGAACACGGATTGAATTGAAGAGTTGGGAGGAATGGGTGAACGTGGCCGAACAGAAGACCACCCGACAGCTCATGGCGGATTGGATACCAACCAACGGATATAGAGATCCAATAGTCTGGGCATTTGAGCCGGGACCGAGGATCGGTACGGCTGCGGATATCATTGCAAAAATGAGTGAGGCACTGGACAAGGCTCTTGCGGAAAAATGGCGCGGCTATGAAGACGATTTTGCCGCACGAAGAGTGCAGGCCATTAAAGACAAATTGCCCTCCATTGTTCGAGTAGGTACTAAGTGA
- a CDS encoding DUF4157 domain-containing protein, with product MSLKHASAASKQSKSPARRQGGDALHASSFPEPPKQFAAPGTTALSSVRSVGSANGNHSKNPAMATSRASLPKQNPRGEQLEAEADRMARHVARREAGSRLLSPEVRGQKRETGSKGVATKREKIRVSSTGGGEPLDTVTREVMERRFERGLSHLRIHKTGRDSHKTERQSMKAYTLGSDIVFAPGRYNPATTEGQELLAHEIAHTIQQHGGEEPRTSRDGRPTLSATRKQMQSKVEIRQVGRGEASAFARRQELLDRMNRLSAGMQYALTGPEITYTVLDASHLTPFDQQMRGFIDRTETVPLRLVTAAGLVQQGTPRFQALNIDSFDLGYLDVDDMRASDDNSFQLNLLHLLRERFAVSRYDHRIGTFTPADGPEFQRAHAAGIETETQLLRDKVGDPSIRFVFEEDRSDNLMVFGYRSKEGYSIFHVLRSTGGGVMAGHVFVQTKDRRRLSLDDFIAERNRATTASVTAAPTTAVPTAPVH from the coding sequence ATGAGCCTGAAACATGCCAGTGCGGCAAGCAAGCAGAGCAAGAGTCCTGCACGTAGGCAGGGTGGCGACGCACTGCATGCTTCGTCGTTCCCGGAGCCGCCAAAACAGTTTGCGGCTCCGGGAACGACGGCACTGTCATCCGTTCGCTCGGTTGGATCTGCGAATGGAAATCACAGTAAGAATCCGGCGATGGCAACATCGCGTGCTTCGTTGCCAAAACAGAACCCACGCGGCGAGCAACTGGAGGCTGAGGCTGACCGCATGGCAAGGCACGTGGCTCGACGAGAAGCCGGATCGCGCTTGCTGTCTCCGGAAGTTCGCGGGCAGAAACGAGAGACAGGCTCTAAGGGAGTCGCAACGAAGCGCGAGAAGATTAGAGTCTCCTCTACTGGGGGCGGTGAGCCACTAGATACGGTTACGCGTGAGGTAATGGAGCGCCGTTTCGAACGCGGACTCTCGCATCTTCGAATACACAAAACCGGAAGGGATTCGCACAAGACAGAGAGGCAATCGATGAAGGCGTACACGCTGGGAAGCGATATCGTCTTTGCGCCAGGCCGATATAACCCTGCGACGACAGAGGGGCAGGAATTGTTGGCGCACGAGATTGCTCATACGATACAGCAGCACGGCGGAGAGGAACCCAGGACCTCCCGCGATGGCCGTCCAACGCTTTCTGCTACGCGAAAGCAGATGCAATCGAAGGTGGAGATTCGTCAGGTGGGGCGTGGTGAGGCATCCGCGTTCGCTCGGCGGCAGGAACTACTCGACCGTATGAATCGGCTGTCTGCGGGAATGCAGTATGCGTTGACTGGTCCGGAGATCACATACACGGTGCTGGATGCATCGCATCTCACGCCGTTTGACCAACAGATGAGAGGCTTCATCGATCGCACCGAGACCGTGCCTCTGCGGTTGGTTACTGCCGCGGGGCTTGTGCAGCAGGGCACTCCCAGATTTCAGGCGCTAAACATCGATAGTTTCGATCTTGGCTATCTCGATGTGGATGACATGCGTGCTTCTGATGACAACAGCTTTCAACTGAACCTTCTGCATCTGCTTCGTGAGAGATTCGCCGTGTCTCGCTACGACCATCGCATTGGAACATTCACCCCTGCAGATGGACCAGAGTTTCAAAGAGCACACGCTGCGGGCATTGAAACCGAAACGCAGTTGTTGCGAGATAAGGTCGGCGATCCGAGCATTCGCTTTGTCTTTGAAGAAGACCGTAGCGACAACCTTATGGTTTTTGGATATCGGAGCAAGGAGGGCTACAGCATCTTCCACGTTCTTCGCTCAACGGGCGGTGGCGTGATGGCAGGGCACGTCTTCGTCCAGACGAAGGATAGACGCCGGCTTAGCCTTGATGACTTCATTGCAGAACGAAATAGAGCCACAACAGCAAGTGTGACCGCGGCCCCGACAACAGCCGTGCCAACCGCACCGGTTCATTAA
- a CDS encoding DUF6519 domain-containing protein, giving the protein MRGDFSRIRFNPAKNYTSVLEQQGRVALDADANEQRDIDAYLRASETVDVIGEFGGPEGDDGFAISIVDGKLQFSAGRYYVNGLLCEATDDGDYDSQPFLIHPEYSAAQLLEMFAQTQGSAPLRVWLEVWERLVTAREDSCLLEPALGQASETTARRQTVWRVVAELGKSTLLNSTCCGGMYRPSLQRITPKMAAQTNPSSDTCGCDPVASSGYVGLENQLYRVEIHQEGDLASATFKWSRENGSVVASILSVQGADVSVDSLGPDSNLGFAPNQWVEISDDANLFGAEPNTPGALYQIKSIDVASRTLTMFTTVLPVDTTKNARVRRWDQSGTSAFSNGMSLGGGAWVALENGIEVSFQTGTFRAGDSWVIPARAATGSIEWPPCGSNGQLYQFAHRTEIVRAPLACITLGTAVLSYTHLQQGGLQVIDCRKIFPPLTGLSVARPAMHVTKTSWGNDSLMSIDQLAANGLEVDLDIAPTSPLSAAVFVVTMENVPNYDQKPSQNPITIRQPLIIDGLVMSSGTTLLWQVAKNPQMLNYLNSLLTTESRLNAYARVRVRLLGNRIFGTSGGATVYLDGETFAIAATQADGTQRLDLQLPSGNNDAAADFESWFYLSAALVLKSVAPNYPAYSLLVSPNNAVTAVQAITTPGIPPQTVSPLIFITLSIAAPAGGATVNLSLAGNTQVAVLAASSVVVPAGASTAQVAITVKNNPGPTTLSFTVTAALSSLPNDPQTATFTITGAQPQIIIR; this is encoded by the coding sequence ATGAGAGGCGACTTCAGCCGGATCCGATTCAACCCGGCAAAGAACTATACGTCCGTGCTGGAACAGCAGGGCCGTGTGGCACTCGACGCGGATGCGAACGAGCAGCGTGATATTGACGCGTATCTGCGGGCCAGCGAGACCGTAGACGTTATCGGAGAGTTTGGTGGGCCGGAAGGTGACGATGGCTTTGCGATCTCCATTGTTGACGGAAAGCTTCAGTTCAGTGCGGGGCGCTACTACGTAAATGGTCTGCTATGTGAAGCAACGGATGATGGAGACTACGATAGTCAGCCTTTCCTGATTCATCCCGAATACTCTGCCGCCCAATTGCTGGAGATGTTTGCTCAGACGCAAGGCAGCGCACCGCTGCGGGTGTGGCTTGAGGTGTGGGAGCGACTTGTAACGGCCCGCGAGGATTCATGCCTACTGGAGCCAGCACTGGGTCAGGCTTCGGAAACCACTGCGCGGCGACAGACGGTGTGGCGTGTCGTTGCTGAGCTGGGGAAGTCCACGCTATTGAACAGCACTTGCTGCGGTGGAATGTACCGCCCCAGTCTGCAGCGCATTACTCCGAAAATGGCGGCGCAGACCAATCCCTCATCGGATACGTGCGGATGTGATCCCGTTGCTTCCAGCGGATATGTTGGGCTGGAGAATCAACTCTATCGCGTGGAGATCCATCAGGAGGGCGACCTTGCGAGCGCCACCTTCAAGTGGTCTCGTGAGAATGGTTCTGTAGTCGCCAGCATTCTTTCCGTTCAAGGAGCCGATGTTAGTGTCGATTCGCTGGGCCCCGATAGTAATCTCGGCTTCGCGCCGAACCAATGGGTTGAGATTTCAGATGATGCCAATCTATTTGGTGCAGAGCCTAATACACCTGGCGCGCTTTACCAGATAAAGAGCATTGATGTTGCCTCGCGCACACTGACCATGTTCACCACTGTCCTTCCGGTTGATACCACGAAGAACGCGCGCGTACGGCGCTGGGATCAATCCGGAACCAGTGCTTTTTCCAATGGGATGTCACTTGGTGGCGGGGCGTGGGTCGCACTGGAAAACGGAATTGAAGTTAGTTTCCAGACCGGAACATTTCGCGCCGGCGACTCGTGGGTTATTCCTGCGCGTGCTGCAACAGGATCTATCGAGTGGCCACCTTGTGGTTCCAACGGTCAGTTATATCAATTCGCTCATAGAACGGAGATCGTGCGTGCACCCCTTGCTTGCATCACTCTGGGAACGGCGGTTCTGAGTTACACCCACCTGCAGCAGGGCGGGCTTCAGGTGATTGATTGTCGCAAGATATTCCCGCCGCTCACTGGACTGAGCGTTGCAAGGCCAGCCATGCACGTCACCAAGACGAGTTGGGGAAACGACAGTCTTATGAGCATCGATCAGCTCGCGGCGAACGGTCTCGAAGTGGATCTGGACATCGCTCCTACATCTCCACTCTCTGCCGCCGTCTTCGTTGTGACAATGGAGAACGTTCCCAACTACGATCAGAAACCCTCTCAAAATCCCATTACGATTCGCCAGCCACTAATCATCGACGGCCTGGTTATGTCGTCTGGAACGACCCTGCTATGGCAGGTTGCCAAGAACCCGCAGATGTTGAATTATCTGAACTCTTTGTTGACGACGGAGTCTCGATTGAATGCATATGCGAGAGTGCGCGTGCGTTTGCTGGGTAATCGCATCTTCGGGACGTCTGGTGGAGCGACGGTATACCTGGATGGAGAAACATTTGCTATCGCAGCAACGCAAGCGGATGGAACACAGCGCTTAGACCTGCAGTTGCCGTCAGGAAATAATGACGCTGCAGCTGATTTTGAAAGCTGGTTTTATCTGTCCGCAGCATTGGTTCTGAAATCGGTCGCACCGAACTATCCGGCGTACTCACTCCTCGTTAGTCCTAACAATGCCGTGACGGCTGTGCAGGCAATCACGACACCTGGGATTCCACCGCAAACTGTATCTCCGCTCATCTTCATCACCCTCAGTATTGCTGCTCCAGCGGGCGGTGCGACGGTGAACCTAAGTCTCGCTGGGAATACACAAGTAGCTGTGTTAGCGGCATCTTCGGTTGTTGTGCCTGCAGGTGCAAGTACCGCACAGGTAGCCATTACTGTGAAGAACAATCCCGGCCCAACGACGCTTTCTTTCACGGTGACGGCAGCACTCAGTTCTTTGCCAAACGATCCGCAAACTGCAACGTTCACCATCACCGGCGCGCAGCCACAGATCATTATTCGTTGA
- a CDS encoding DUF6734 family protein, with product MQAVFSFWSKPFTAYKGRIWATPFHHLLSWGLSVRLAKQHFNKVVLITDKAGKSLLVERLGLTFDDVSEDLQQFQNVDPGWWAFGKLVAYSMQTEPFCHIDNDVFLWKPLPPALLASPVFTQCPEFFHTAWEWSGPAYVEDAFQAHSLELPVEWTWARSLHSERFSEDNCGILGGTDIEFLQYFSRLAMDLVLSPRNLPAWDRFSEKEGFNMIVEQFLLNACVRYHRAHPQSPFSRVNMEYLFPSFEQAYEEDRAARAGFTHLLGDAKSHPAIMKRLEERMRWESPDFYRHCTRLHRSGYATA from the coding sequence ATGCAAGCAGTATTTTCGTTTTGGAGCAAACCGTTCACCGCATACAAAGGCCGCATATGGGCGACGCCGTTCCACCATCTGCTGTCGTGGGGGTTGTCAGTGCGTCTCGCGAAGCAACATTTCAATAAGGTTGTGCTGATCACCGACAAGGCAGGTAAGTCGCTCCTGGTGGAGCGACTGGGGTTGACATTCGATGATGTGAGCGAAGATCTGCAGCAGTTTCAAAACGTGGATCCGGGATGGTGGGCGTTCGGAAAATTGGTAGCCTACAGCATGCAAACGGAACCGTTCTGTCACATAGACAATGATGTGTTCTTGTGGAAGCCGTTGCCGCCTGCGTTGCTTGCTTCTCCGGTATTCACGCAGTGTCCGGAGTTCTTTCATACGGCTTGGGAGTGGTCTGGACCTGCCTATGTAGAGGACGCGTTCCAGGCGCATTCGCTGGAGTTGCCGGTGGAGTGGACATGGGCGCGTTCACTGCATTCCGAGCGATTCTCTGAGGACAATTGCGGCATCCTGGGAGGGACAGATATCGAATTCCTGCAATACTTCTCCAGGCTTGCCATGGATCTGGTCTTGAGCCCGCGAAACCTGCCTGCTTGGGATCGCTTTTCTGAAAAAGAAGGTTTCAACATGATCGTGGAGCAGTTCTTGCTGAACGCATGTGTCCGCTACCATCGCGCCCATCCACAATCCCCGTTCTCTCGCGTAAATATGGAATATCTCTTCCCGTCGTTTGAACAGGCTTACGAAGAGGACCGGGCGGCCCGAGCCGGATTTACTCATCTGCTGGGCGACGCGAAGTCACATCCGGCGATTATGAAACGGTTGGAAGAACGAATGCGTTGGGAGTCACCCGACTTCTATCGTCACTGCACGCGCCTGCATCGCAGTGGATATGCCACTGCCTGA
- a CDS encoding PQQ-binding-like beta-propeller repeat protein has translation MPVPVSRVRLPQSADDFRLPPLLHDDVAFLVSRNGTLGAYSTDLKQMLWSYTCEAGWGSSQVWKGHVLTTPSRGVLSILDVSTGNEVERQDVGELTLTYSAVVGDLVITPLAYPNIGAWHLLKKEFVWTATSGWELSFLTADEDVLIVAEEAECVCLSTQDGRERWRHSVAEEGRHTLALHGERTGATLGHAVIGHGIAYLPVTGGLLLALDTATGALRWQYRTQSPNVRNFTLAADRPELYLLTENRLTVLHAVTGNVLRDYAVQGLKHAAGDGPYSPISLSRDAVWTVDAEGSLLSINRDNARVMQRLQYGVRVNEPLTIGQRSILMLNALGGVMVTESR, from the coding sequence GTGCCCGTACCCGTATCGCGCGTGCGCCTGCCGCAATCAGCGGACGATTTTCGGTTACCGCCGCTGCTCCATGACGATGTGGCATTCCTCGTCAGTCGCAACGGGACATTGGGCGCTTACAGCACTGATCTGAAGCAGATGTTGTGGAGCTATACCTGTGAGGCTGGATGGGGCTCGTCGCAAGTATGGAAAGGCCACGTGCTCACGACTCCATCGCGTGGCGTGCTCTCCATACTGGATGTTTCCACGGGAAATGAAGTGGAGCGTCAGGATGTAGGCGAACTGACGCTAACCTACAGCGCAGTCGTCGGCGATCTGGTAATCACGCCGCTTGCTTATCCGAACATTGGTGCATGGCACCTGCTGAAAAAAGAGTTCGTGTGGACAGCGACTTCAGGATGGGAACTGTCCTTCCTCACTGCAGATGAGGATGTGTTGATTGTTGCCGAGGAAGCAGAGTGTGTCTGTCTTTCCACTCAGGATGGCCGCGAACGTTGGAGGCATTCAGTTGCAGAAGAAGGAAGGCATACGCTGGCGCTACACGGAGAGCGGACCGGCGCAACGTTGGGCCATGCCGTGATCGGTCACGGAATTGCATATCTGCCAGTGACAGGTGGTCTGCTTCTTGCGCTGGACACCGCTACAGGAGCATTGCGCTGGCAGTATCGGACGCAGTCTCCCAATGTGAGGAATTTCACGTTGGCAGCAGATCGTCCGGAGCTTTACCTTCTGACCGAAAACAGATTGACGGTGCTTCATGCGGTCACCGGCAATGTTCTTCGTGATTATGCGGTGCAGGGACTGAAGCACGCAGCCGGAGATGGTCCCTATTCGCCCATAAGCCTTTCACGAGATGCAGTCTGGACTGTAGATGCAGAAGGCTCATTGCTATCTATCAATCGCGACAACGCGCGAGTGATGCAACGTCTGCAGTATGGCGTGCGTGTTAATGAGCCCCTAACGATAGGACAACGCAGCATTCTAATGCTCAATGCCCTTGGTGGCGTGATGGTGACAGAAAGTCGATAG